The nucleotide sequence TCGTTTCTATTTTGAAAATGTATACGTAGCATCTCTCTCTGGGCGTAAAGGATATTTTACATCTGTCCCTGTTACTAATCATATTGCTATTCTTAATGATTGCTGTTTGAAATATACCTGCTGTTTCTCTCATTTTCAGAACATCAAACTCCAGGAAACGCGGTCCTTTTTCAGAAGGATCAGTTTTTTCCGGTTTGAGAAGTGTGTGAAACAGATCTTCTACATGCGAGGCGTATTGCCTGCCATAATTTTGATTGACCTGTTTTATAAAGGACTTAAAAGTAGAGTCTCTTACGCTTCTTACTTCCCGATTTGATGCATCCAGAGAACTCTCTATTCCTATTATTATGCTTATTGATAAAAAGAGGAAGATAAGAGTCCTTAACTTCCTCTGAAATTGATATTTTCGCATTATTTGTTTTTGTTATGAAAGAGTTTTGCTTACTTATTTATGCAATTAATCCCTTTATTATTTTCTCTGTTTTGAAAATGCCCTACCCAGTCTTTTTGATTTCTTTGTAGCAACTTCTACGGCATTTATCAGGGTACTCCTGAGACCGCCTTTTTCCAATGCGTGAAGCCCTTCTATCGTAGTTCCTCCTGGAGAGGTAACAGAATCTTTGAGTTCGCCTACGTGCATACCTGACTCCAGTACCATCTTTGCCGCGCCAAAGACAGTTTGTGCTGCAAGTGCCGTAGATACGTCTCTTGGCAAACCCATCTTAACCCCTCCATCTGTCAATGCTTCAATAACCATATAGATGAATGCCGGGCCGCTGCCGCTCAGGCCCGTAACGGCATCGAGGTATTTCTCCTCAAGTAAAAAAGACTTACCTACTGCATTAAGTATCTGTCCGACCAATTCACCATCATTCGGCGTGGCATTTTTTCCCAGGGCGTATCCTGCGGCTGCCTCACCTACAAGGCACGGGGTGTTTGGCATAACCCTGGTTACTCTACATCCCTTGTTTAAAGAGGATTCCATGAAGTCCAACGGAATCCCTGCTGCGATAGATACAACCAGATGTTTTTCCGTAATATCATTTTTTAATTCTTCAAGGATTACACCCACTACGTTTGGTTTGACAGCAAGTATTATGACATCTGAATTGGCTATTACTTTTTTATTCTCCAGTGAAGTATTTATCCCTATTTCTTTTTCAAGGGTTTTACAGCGTTTGTTGTCAACATCACTGACGATAATGTTATCTACAGGGCTCAGTTTTGTTCTGAGCAGCCCTTTTACCAGAGCTTCTGCCATCTTGCCGCCACCGATAAATCCTATTTTTTCTTTAAGCATTTTTTTCTCACAAAAAAACCCGTTATTCTCTACTAAACACGCACAGACCAGAAGAAAAGATTATATGAAAGCTTTTCATTATGGTAAGATGTATGGATTAATTTCCATTTATCTATTGAGTAAGTCTGAAATTCTACTTTGGCACAAGATGAGTGTCAATTAATTATTTTAATTATTAAATGGCTAAATCAGAAAACGAATTAGGACGTAAATTCATTGTTGCCGCAATCCAGTTCTGTTCAAACGAAAACAAAGCGGGAAACTT is from Candidatus Scalindua japonica and encodes:
- a CDS encoding DUF4384 domain-containing protein; translated protein: MRKYQFQRKLRTLIFLFLSISIIIGIESSLDASNREVRSVRDSTFKSFIKQVNQNYGRQYASHVEDLFHTLLKPEKTDPSEKGPRFLEFDVLKMRETAGIFQTAIIKNSNMISNRDRCKISFTPRERCYVYIFKIETTGKIFPIFPRKEFSLQTNSLTPNLTYFVPPMKKWLSFNKDYGKEAIILSAFIKENYDIEKLMKYFNTFSFKNTPVKKEKLKPVKEIPIISKGISRSNKSKERKLRLPFDQLATFTATEYIWIDSKFVKMVWYKRK
- the proC gene encoding pyrroline-5-carboxylate reductase, which produces MLKEKIGFIGGGKMAEALVKGLLRTKLSPVDNIIVSDVDNKRCKTLEKEIGINTSLENKKVIANSDVIILAVKPNVVGVILEELKNDITEKHLVVSIAAGIPLDFMESSLNKGCRVTRVMPNTPCLVGEAAAGYALGKNATPNDGELVGQILNAVGKSFLLEEKYLDAVTGLSGSGPAFIYMVIEALTDGGVKMGLPRDVSTALAAQTVFGAAKMVLESGMHVGELKDSVTSPGGTTIEGLHALEKGGLRSTLINAVEVATKKSKRLGRAFSKQRK